A part of Ammospiza nelsoni isolate bAmmNel1 chromosome 9, bAmmNel1.pri, whole genome shotgun sequence genomic DNA contains:
- the LOC132077254 gene encoding serine/threonine-protein kinase pim-1-like, giving the protein GRAMLPARPRPRAGLPRARPRPSRRGLASARLWLYWRWRCWAGISAWCGGGIAALRLRLARARPQTRRRVQSRPRPRPRPRPVLLPGPAEDTRGAAAPAASGAASPARAPPLGSAAAGPEPPVPRSEERTPGHGRPGVGEGRSGAVAGPGPSADSRVPPAGTAQEALQERYRLGSLLGRGGFGRVFAATRLSDGAPVAIKRVPRNRVRHWGELPDGTSAPLEVVLLAKVCTGFPGVVQLLEWLELPNCIVMVLERPEQCQDLHHFIRARRFLPEEVAQELFRQVLQAMRHCTSCGVLHRDIKPENILVDLDTGQAKLIDFGCGTYLQDTVYTHFAGTLLYSPPEWNDFGWYHGEAATVWSLGILQHQMVCGEHPFRRGQNLSWGQLPLPQRLSQECKDLIRWCLSVNSLDRPTLEDLFCDPWMWDIPLP; this is encoded by the exons ggccgggccatgctcccggcccgcccccggccccgggcggggctgccccgtgcccggccccgaccgtcccgccgcggtctcgcctccgcccggctctggcTGTACTGGCGGTGGCGCTGCTGGGCGGGCATCAGTGCCTGGTGCGGGGGCGGCATCGCCGCCCTTCGGCTCCGCctggcccgagcccggccccaGACCCGACGCAGGGTCCAGTCCCgaccccggccccggccccggccccggcctgTGCTCCTCCCGGGGCCTGCGGAGGACACacgcggcgcggccgctcccgccgcctccggtgcggcttccccggcccgagctccgcctctcggcagcgcggccgccggccccgagcctccCGTGCCGCGTTCCGAAGAGCGAACGCCTGGGCATGGCCGGCCCGGGGTGGGTGAGGGGCGCTCGGGGGCCGTGGCTGGCCCCGGGCCGAGCGCTGAcagccgcgtcccgcccgcagggacggcgcaggaggccctgcaggagcggTACCGGCTGGGATCGCTGCTGGGGCGCGGCGGCTTCGGAAGAGTCTTCGCGGCCACGCGGCTCTCGGACGGCGCCCCg GTGGCCATCAAAAGGGTGCCACGGAACCGCGTCCGGCACTGGGGCGAGCTG CCCGACGGCACCAGCGCACCTCTGGAGGTcgtgctgctggccaaggtgtGCACTGGCTTCCCTGGTGTGgtccagctgctggagtggcTCGAGCTCCCCAACTGCATTGTGATGGTGCTGGAGCGGCCAGAGCAGTGTCAGGACCTGCATCATTTCATTCGGGCACGGCGGTTCCTGCCCGAGGAAGTGGCCCAGGAGCTGTTTCGCCAGGTGCTGCAGGCCATGCGGCACTGCACCAGCTGCGGGGTCCTGCACAGGGACATCAAGCCAGAGAACATCCTGGTTGACCTGGACACCGGGCAGGCCAAACTGATTGACTTTGGCTGTGGCACCTACCTGCAGGACACAGTCTACACTCACTTTGCAG GAACACTGTTGTACAGCCCCCCGGAATGGAACGACTTTGGCTGGTACCATGGCGAGGCAGCAACGGTCTGGTCCCTGGGCATCCTGCAACACCAGATGGTCTGCGGGGAGCACCCTTTCAGGAGGGGCCAGAACCTCAGCTGGGGCCAGCTCCCGCTGCCACAACGGCTCTCTCAAG AGTGCAAAGACCTGATCAGGTGGTGTTTATCCGTGAACTCCTTGGACAGACCCACACTGGAAGACCTGTTCTGTGATCCTTGGATGTGGGATATTCCTCTGCCATAG
- the LOC132076983 gene encoding zinc finger protein 134-like has translation MGFLKNKPHSGTTCSIQAALNGLTFLQETGVDSLVVEQAGAAAEALATFQTLIKGLSPLWIRWWVMRALRAPERNLGPGPGGRIRPGGVPEPPALPRGRSGAPPPSSRGCGAAGQSGGKGGPGWQRRKCGRKRRERRSRSRSGRIAALAAPARRACITPCPGSIAPSPEPQDFPFPNLGWMEEEKAWRKRKMHQDSQAGKELRMETREEKSPQQNLVEEAILGGFTVQESNREENPQRFHRKRGCKPSPWCSEEERPSLSQEGGQSFSQNSELVAHEQLYDSKRPYECLECRKSFRKRFNLICHQRIHTGERPYECSECGMSFSHRSDLVVHQRFHTGEGP, from the exons ATGGGTTTCCTGAAGAACAAGCCCCACTCAGGAACCACCTGCTCCATCCAGGCTGCCTTGAATGGTCTCACCTTTCTACAAGAGACAGG tgtggatTCCCTGGTGGTggagcaggctggagctgcagctgaagctctTGCCACATTCCAGACACTCATAAAGGGCCTATCCCCACTGTGGATCCGCTGGTGGGTGATGAG AGCCCTCAGAGCCCCGGAGCGGAATTTGGGGCCCGGGCCGGGGGGACGGATCCGCCCCGGGGGGGTCCccgagccccctgccctgccccggggcCGATCGGGGGCTCCCCCACCCagcagccggggctgcggggccgcggggcagAGCGGTGGGAAAGGGGGTCCGGGCTGGCAGCGGAGGAAATgcgggaggaagaggagggagaggaggagcaggagcaggagcgggAGAATCGCGGCGCTCGCAGCGCCCGCACGCCGAGCCTGCATCACCCCCTGCCCCGGGAGCAtcgcccccagccccgagccgcAG gatttcccattcccaaaccttggctggatggaagaggagaaggcttggaggaagaggaagatgcaccaggacagccaggcag ggaaggagctcaggatggagaccagggaggaaaaatccccaCAGCAGAACCTCGTGGAAGAGGCCATTTTGGGTGGCTTCACAGTGCAGGAATCCaacagggaggaaaatcccCAGAGATTCCACAGGAagaggggctgcaaacccagcccatggtgctctgaggaggaaagacccagcctgagccaggaaggtggacagagcttcagccagaacTCAGAGCTGGTGGCGCATGAGCAGCTTTATGACAGCAAGAGGCCCTATGAGTGCTTGGAGTGTAGGAAGAGCTTCAGGAAGAGATTCAACCTGATCTgccaccagaggatccacacgGGGGAACGGCCCTACGAGTGCTCGGAATGTGGGATGAGCTTCAGCCACAGGTCTGACCTGGTTGTCCACCAGAGGTTCCACACTGGGGAGGGGCCCTAA